The Burkholderiales bacterium genome has a window encoding:
- the tssJ gene encoding type VI secretion system lipoprotein TssJ — protein MRSLIRSSASFTLAASVLSCAAFAQVQVTPAPAPAPVQQPGIAVQIPGVPMSPTISVPIPGLPGAPPVAAQPAPVAAQPGVVAPAPAAQPAGVAVPIPGVPGSPVVTVPVPGQPAPAAAAPGAVPVQPGVAPAPPAAVVVAPAAAPQPPAPPKPSVAELSFVIDPNVNPDATGRPSPVVVRIYELKSLAAFNRADFFSLYEKDREQLGPDLVNRDELPLMPGAKPQAITTLKSETRYVGIVAAFRDIERARWRASTPIFVNQTTRMEIKLDRNEVAIRLQ, from the coding sequence GTGAGGTCCCTGATTCGATCGTCCGCTTCGTTCACACTGGCCGCTTCGGTCCTGTCGTGCGCGGCGTTCGCCCAGGTGCAGGTTACACCGGCGCCTGCGCCTGCGCCGGTGCAGCAGCCCGGCATCGCGGTGCAGATTCCCGGCGTGCCGATGTCCCCGACGATCTCGGTGCCGATACCCGGACTGCCCGGCGCGCCGCCCGTCGCCGCACAGCCTGCGCCGGTCGCCGCACAGCCCGGCGTCGTCGCGCCCGCCCCCGCAGCGCAACCGGCGGGCGTGGCGGTGCCGATCCCCGGCGTTCCCGGGTCGCCCGTCGTGACCGTCCCGGTGCCAGGCCAGCCGGCGCCCGCGGCCGCGGCGCCGGGCGCGGTACCGGTACAGCCCGGCGTCGCGCCGGCCCCGCCTGCCGCGGTCGTCGTCGCACCGGCTGCCGCGCCGCAGCCGCCCGCGCCGCCCAAGCCCAGCGTCGCAGAGCTGTCTTTCGTCATCGATCCGAACGTCAACCCGGACGCGACAGGACGCCCGTCGCCCGTCGTCGTTCGCATCTACGAGCTCAAATCGCTCGCCGCTTTCAACCGCGCCGATTTCTTCTCGCTCTACGAGAAGGACCGCGAGCAGCTCGGGCCCGATCTGGTGAATCGCGACGAGCTGCCGCTGATGCCCGGCGCCAAACCGCAGGCGATCACCACGCTCAAGAGCGAGACGCGCTACGTCGGCATCGTCGCGGCTTTCCGCGACATCGAGCGCGCGCGCTGGCGCGCGAGCACGCCGATTTTCGTGAACCAGACCACCCGCATGGAGATCAAGCTCGATCGCAACGAGGTCGCGATCAGGCTGCAATGA